AGGGAGGGAGTTGATGGCTTTTTCAACATAATAAGTGCGATCTTTTTTTCGTTGCATATCATTATCAACTTCCACAGCTTCCCTGATTTCGTCAATGTTTTGAAAATCATATTTCTTTCTTCTTACTTTTGTCATAGCCAAATGTAATACTATTTTATAAAACCATGTGCTGAATTTCGACTCTCCTTTAAAACCCGATAACGATTTAAAAGCCTTGACAAACGCATCCTGTGTAACTTCCTCGGCATCTTCATCATTTTTTGTTATCCTGACTGCCAAGGTGTAAGCAAAATGCTGATATTTATCCACCAGCAGCCTGAAGGCCTCTGTCTTTCCTCTTCGGCAATCGTTTATCCAGTTTTGCTCTTCCTGATTCATAGCATTATAGAATAGACGACAAGACTATAATTATGGTTACAATGTTTTTTTATAATATTACAAAAAATTTTTTAAATAAAAAAATACATAATTTCATCATACAATTTTTCAGTTTGTGATATTTTTTTGTAACCGGACAGATGTTGATGTCGTCATACGAATAAACAATTAAAAATTAAACATCATGGAAACACTTTTTGGAGTTTTAGTCCCAATTACACTTTTTGCAGGAATTTTCCTCACCATTGTCTTTCTTCGCAAATACGAAAATGAAGAACGCATGGCTATGATAGAAAAGGGTATGGAACCCAACACCCGCAGAAAAACCAATGGTTTCGGCACTCTACGTTTTTCGCTGCTGAGTATCGGCATCGGACTAGGTATTATTGTCGGACTCATCATCATGCAGTTTGTTCCAGAGCCTGCTGTACACGAAGCCGTTAAAATTGTGGAAGAAGGTTCCACAGAAGTTAGCATTCACGGTGGCGGCGGCATTGCCGGCGCTGTTTACAGCGGAACAATCTTTCTTTTCGGCGGTGCAGGGCTGCTGCTTGCGTATCTGATTTATCATAAAAGAAAAGAAAGGGAAAAGGAAAAATAAAGAGTAATAGATAAATGTAAAAAAGCCGGACAATAAGTTCCGGCTTTTTTCATTAAAAGCACCGTAGGCGCGAAACTATGGGAACATAACATTTCAACCAATCAGTCTAAGGAATTTAAAATTCAGTTAATGGACAATTTAAAAAGTTTGTGTAAAAAATCGGGCAATGAAAATTGAAAATTGAACATAAAACACACTTGAGTTATCAAACATCCGCTGTTAATAATTAAGCTTTACATACAGTTAATCACGGCTTATTATAGCATATTTTCGCTTTTAAATCTTATTTTAAACGTAAACTCGTAATTTTCAACAGGATAGATAAACAAAACATCATAT
The sequence above is a segment of the Bacteroidales bacterium genome. Coding sequences within it:
- a CDS encoding sigma-70 family RNA polymerase sigma factor, with the translated sequence MNQEEQNWINDCRRGKTEAFRLLVDKYQHFAYTLAVRITKNDEDAEEVTQDAFVKAFKSLSGFKGESKFSTWFYKIVLHLAMTKVRRKKYDFQNIDEIREAVEVDNDMQRKKDRTYYVEKAINSLPEDETAMVSLFYMEGQSVEDIAAVFNLSISNTKVKLFRARKKMAEVLQNELKENLYTIL